ATGAGTGTGTACATGCAATACTCCAGAGTACTGGCTTCTAATTCCTCTTTGGATTTGAACATGATGTAAAGACTGCCTTTGGACATCCCGCATAATTCTGCAATCTCTTGCATGGATGTTGCAGCACTGCCTTTGGATGAGAATAACTTGAGTGCTGTAGTAATGATGAGCTTTTTCTTCTCATTCATCTCATGTATAGGGTTCATTAACGATGCATTCACCTCATCAGGGAACTTGTGAGTTCTTGAATTGACTTTAAGGTCAAAATAAGTATAAACGATCTGGTTGAAGGAATTCAAATGGGAGTAAATTGGAAAATGTATATGGGGAAAAGTGGCTGATCAAAGGGAAGTAGAGACGGCAAGTAACAAGGTCCAGCTTGTATGTACGATAGGGATAAGGTATCAAGAGCGTTTGAGTTAGTTTCCTCCAGTGAAGGCGTACAAGGCGAGTATAATAATGGCGACTAGAGCGATGAGATAGAAGATGGCCATGCCGATCAGAAGGGTATACCCAGTATAAGAACCCATGCGTGCCAATAATTTTCTCATGACGACAACATCCTTTCTTACGTAGCAAAGTATAAAGAGGTTCCCTATTTATATCATTCCCCAAAAAAGACGACTTCCTGATCGAAGTCGTCTTTTTTTATATTACAGAATTTAATAGTGTTCGCCTTAAAGCTTTCTGTAAGAAAGCTTCTTCGGAAGCATATGCTATCACCGGAGATATAGAGTGTAACTTCATTTCGTTCCATTATGTGATCAGTTTCAGACCAACGGCTGCCACCAAAATCATCGCGATAAAAAGGATACGCTTTGCTTCTTTCCGTTCACCGAACAGGAACATGCCTGTTAACGTACTGCCGACCGTCCCGATCCCCGTCCACACGGCATACGCTGTGCCCATGGGAATGGACGTCATGGCGTAGGACAACAACGAGAAGCTGAACACAAACGACACCAGCATAAGTACGATGTATGGCCATCCTTTCTTGGTGGAAGCACCATTAATACCGATTACGCCGAAAATTTCACATATCCCTGCACCTACAATTGCCATCCAAGCCATTATACTGCACCTCCTTTGGCTTCTTGCTGATCCGTAACCAGCTTCAGTCCGATTACGCCGCAGAGCAGCAGCCCGATGAGCAATACTTTGGCCAAGCGGAACGGCTCACCGAACAATACCATTTCCGTAAGGACGGTACCCGCCGTACCAATTCCCGTAAAGACCGCATACACCGTACCCACAGGTAGCCTTTTGGAAGCGGCAATGATCAGTCCAAAGCTGATCACGATGGCAATCCCCGTTAAAGACCACTCCCAGGCATTCGAGGCATGTTTCAGCCCGCTTACCCAGACAATCTCAATAATTCCACCGATAAATACATATAACCAGTTGCGGTTCATGTTGTTAAATCTCCTTCCGGCACAACGCTTTGTGCCTCTTCGTTCAAATGATGAATGCCATGCCAAAATACAGGCCAGGCTGCTTCCAACCGTCTCTTGTACCGACGGGAACTTCCATAGATAATCTCCACGGTAATACCGTCGAGGAACGTCATAAATGCAATAGCGGCTTGTTCCGCGGGAAGAGGCGGTATATCTTCATTACGCATTGCCCTTTGCAGCAGACGAGTCAGTGCACGTTCCATACCATCGATAAACGGATACACCTGATCCATCACTTCGCCATACAGAGAAAGGGGTGGGTAAAAACAATTACGCAACATCAATCGAGCCGAAGCATGGGCATTGTATTCTTGTTCGAACCAGACCAGCAAGCCTTTCAGCCTCTGCTCCAATGGCAGATCCGCATGATCGCGGAAATATTCCAGTGTGTGCCGTTTCACCTCGTGAAAGGCAAAGGCCAGGGTGTGTAAAAACAAGTCATCCTTGCAGCTAAAATGTGCATATATGGACGGTTTTTTAATCCCGACTTCATCAGCAATAGCTCTCAGAGAAGCTCCCTCATAGCCATCTCTGGCAAAATGGAACAGGGCTGCATCCCGAATGGATTGTGCAGTCATTCAATCACCTTCCTAACGGTCGTTAGGTAATTATATTTTCACACTTCACATTCCCTGTCAAGATGAAAATATCCGCCTGCACAGTAGAGTACAGACGGACATAACAGTTATGAATGTGGTTTTTGATCAGAAGGTTGTAAAACCCAGAATCAGTTGCAGCTTATATAGGATACCTTTCAAAAACGTAGTCTTCTCCTGGAACTCATCCAGGTCTAACGTGAATTCGGCATCATTATTATTCCAAATACGCTCGAAATAATTCGCGATATCAAGCGTGAACTTATTGTCTGGAGGAGCAGCAATCCATAAATCATTCTCCAGATTGTAATCATTCAGGTTTCGAGGTGTGAAGTTGGTTGAACCCCCCAGGACAATATGATCTCCGGTTGCTTTGGCAAGATAGATCATCTTGGTATGGTATTGCTCTTTGGTGGTGTTATACCAGCGGATCTGAATTTTACCGTCGGATTTATCATGCAATTCAGCCGCGACAGGACGGTTCGGAATGCCGATCTTTTCCTGACCAAAGGCATTTTCATTTGGATCCAGTACAAGCCGGATCTCGGTTCCTCGTTTTGCGGCTTCCAGCAGGGCTTCCAATACTTTCGGCGAGGCCACATAGAACATGCCCATCCATAAGGTGTCACCTTTGCCAGCCTGATTGATCTCATGGAGTACAGCGTCATTCACTTTGCCTTCAGTTAAATAACGTATTCGCAAATCTCCCGTGTTTGAATCCGGGGAAGGCGCAGTATAGGACGGAACCTGACCTCCGCCTGAGATGTCGAGAATAGCTTGCTCTGACTGAAGAATATCGCCAATGATTGGGCCTGTTACTTCAAATGCAATGTTCGAGTGGTAGGCACTCGCATCATGAATATTGCCAGAAGAGACAATCGCCGTCTTCTCACTAACAACAACTTTGCGATGATTTGCTTTCACATTGAGCAGCTTGAGATAGGAACGGACCGTTACATCTGGACCATCCGTGGCCATCAGGTTTTTGATCCAGCCATCTCCGGATTGGCCGAACCATTGGAAGAAGGTACGCCAGACCGCAGAGTATACCGGAGTTGAATCACGCAAAGGGTCCACATCCGTGATGACCACATGAATGCCTGCTTGTTTCATTTGTTCCAGCAACGGATTGGGTGCTGAGTTATAGTTGGTATTTACTTCATCTGTAATGAACCAAATGTCCATATCAGGATGCTGATTTTTTTTGGCGACCAGCGCCTCGGTGAATTCAGTACTCACGGGAGGAAAGTTCTGTCCCTTGTGCTGATAATTATTGAACAGGAACATATCCACCAGGACAAACTGCTCTGCTTCCTCCACAATCTGCATCATGCGCTGGAAAATCTGCTGTTCATGCTCCATCTGTCCGTCGGAGGAAGGATAAGTGAGGTCATGCAGGAACTCGACTTGATCCACACGATACTCCGGACTTTCGTAGGAAATGCCCGTTGGTAATGGTTTGTAGGTCTGATAGAACATGACGGCGATGAGCCATAGGACCAATAGGACGAGTCCTGTTCGTATGTATGGAAATTTGCCGCGTGAAGACTTGCGGTCTGATGTATGGCGGCGTAATGAGACCAACGGTGGACTCCCCCTTCTGTACTTGCTGACTTCTATTACCACACGGGTGATAACGTTGACGCAGGAGAACCCGCTAGCATAACGAATGTAGCGGTAAAATGCATATGGCAAAATTGACATTATGCAATCGACAGGTGTCTGAGCGTTGTGTATAATGGGTGTATTATTTTTGTAGAATGTTAGGGTTTTTATATGCCTGACAAGGACGGGGAACCAATGATATAACCTTTGAAATCTGGACATTTAGGAAAGAAAGTGGGTAATAAGGTGTATTCCATCAAACAAGTCGCTGCCATGCTCGGTATCCCGACGGTGACGCTCCGGGCTTGGGAGAATCGGTATAGTGCGGTCACCCCTGAGCGGACGGAATCGGGTTATCGAATGTATACCGAAGAGAATGTTGCGGATCTGCGCTGGTTGAAAGAACAGGTTGAGCTACATCAGACCAATATTTCGGAAGCGGTACGGATGTTGAAAGTAAACAAATTAAATCCGCCCGAGGCTGTGCCCACGCCGATCATGGCTCCGGTGCCTACGATGGAAGAAGCCTACGCACGCATGGCAGATCAGATCTATGACTCGCTCTACAACTTTCAGGGTGAACGTGCCAATGGTTTGATTGATTTTGGGTTCACCATGTATGGGTATGACTCGATGTTCTATCATGTGTTGGTGCCCATTCTGGTTCGGGTTGGAGATGCATGGGAGCAAGGCAGGGCTTCGGTGGCTCAGGAACACTTCATGACACAGCTGATTTCACAGCGGTTTTATCAGTTTTTCCATCTGTTCCCGATCTATCCGCATCTGCCCAAAGTTCTGGCGTTGTGCCCGGAAGGGGAGCATCATCAGGTCGGGTTACTGTTGTTCTCTTTGTTTATGCGCAAAAATGGAGCGGAAGTACTGTATCTCGGTGCGAACACACCAGAAGAAGGTATCTTCCCGATTATCCGGGAGCAAAAGATCAAGTTGGTCTGCCTTTCGATCACAAGCCCAGGGCTTCTTGAACGGTGTGATCAGCTTATAGAGCGGATTAAAAACGAGTTTCCACATATTCGCTTCGTACTTGGTGGAAAGGGCTATGAGCGTGCAGAACATGCTCGTTACCCGCAATGGATTATGCCAGGGGATTCAGGGGATTGGCAGTCATGGATAGAACGTGAGTATCTCGCAGATCGACCACCTGGTGCGAGGTTTGGACAGGCACATAACTAAACATATCTTATCATTCAATGAATAGGTTAGAGTATAAGGGACATCCTTTGACGAAAGTGATCAAAGGGTGTTTTTTGTGTTTATATATGGATTAGTAGAGTGTTTTGACCGACGGGTCATTTTTTGGTTTACAAGGTCGTATAATATTTGTATTATATTTGTATAATGTTTTTGCTAGTTACCGCTTGAAGTGTTCTTGGGCGGTTTAATAATAGGTTAGGGGCTAAAGAACTATAGGAATTCCCTACATAGAAAGGTGAGTGGCATGATACCGAATCAACAACGCAAACGTGCAGCTGTCATTGGTGCAGGTCCAGGTGGACTTGCAGCAGCGATGTTATTGTCCGGTCAGGGGTACGAGGTAGATGTGTATGAGAAACAGCCAGTCATCGGGGGGCGTTCTGCCAGATTGGAACTGGGTGAATATCGATTCGACCGGGGTGCTACATTTTTGATGATGCCTCAGCTGATTGAAGAGATGTTTGACGTGGTGGGACGTAAGTTATCCGATTATGTGCATATGAAAGAGTTAACCCCACTGTACGCACTGAACTTTGGTGATAAGGTGTTCACGCCTTCTCGTAATCGGGAAGATACAGCTGCACAGATTAAGGAATTGTTTCCGGGTAATGAAGACAATTACCTTCGGTTCATGCAAGAAGAAGAAGTGAAGTTTGGCAAAGTCATGCCTTTGCTCCGTCGTCCTTTTGGCAAGCTGACTGACTATTTGCGCAAGGATGCGGTAACAGCTCTACCCAAGCTTGATGTCCACAATACAGTCTATGGAATCTTGTCCCGCTATTTTACAGACGAGCGTCTGCGCTGGGCATTTACATTCCAATCCAAATATCTTGGCATGTCTGCCTGGGATTGTCCGGGTACCTTTACCATACTATCGTTTATTGAGCATCACTACGGATTGTTCCACCCCATTGGCGGCGTGAATCGGATCTTCCAAGCCATGGCTGATGTCGTGGAAGAATACGGAGGACGAATACATACTTCCACCCCGGTGAAACAGGTCATCGTTCGCAATGGTCGTGCAGAAGGTGTGTTGCTTGAGAACGGTGAACGCATCGATGCGGACCATGTGGTGGTGAACGCTGACTTCGCACATGCAGTGAATCATCTGTTCGAACCAGGCGTGCTTAAGAAATATACCCCGGAGAAAATGAAACGCAAAAAGTATTCCTGCTCTACAGCAATGCTGTATCTGGGTGTGGATGGTGATGTGGACCTTCCCCATCACTCGATCTATTTTCCCGAGGACTACCGGTTGAACGTTGATGAGATTACAAAGCACAAAATGTTATCAGCCGATCCATCTCTATATATTCATAACCCTTCCAGACTTGATTCGACGCTGGCACCGGAAGGGAAATCTGCTTTTTATGTTCTTATGCCTACGCCTAACCTTACCGCAGACATTGATTGGGAGGCAGAACGGGAGAATGTGCAAGAGGCCATGATGAAACGCATGGAAGGTATTCCTGAGCTGGCAGACAT
The nucleotide sequence above comes from Paenibacillus sp. W2I17. Encoded proteins:
- a CDS encoding TetR/AcrR family transcriptional regulator, with protein sequence MTAQSIRDAALFHFARDGYEGASLRAIADEVGIKKPSIYAHFSCKDDLFLHTLAFAFHEVKRHTLEYFRDHADLPLEQRLKGLLVWFEQEYNAHASARLMLRNCFYPPLSLYGEVMDQVYPFIDGMERALTRLLQRAMRNEDIPPLPAEQAAIAFMTFLDGITVEIIYGSSRRYKRRLEAAWPVFWHGIHHLNEEAQSVVPEGDLTT
- a CDS encoding multidrug efflux SMR transporter, with the translated sequence MAWMAIVGAGICEIFGVIGINGASTKKGWPYIVLMLVSFVFSFSLLSYAMTSIPMGTAYAVWTGIGTVGSTLTGMFLFGERKEAKRILFIAMILVAAVGLKLIT
- a CDS encoding multidrug efflux SMR transporter; protein product: MNRNWLYVFIGGIIEIVWVSGLKHASNAWEWSLTGIAIVISFGLIIAASKRLPVGTVYAVFTGIGTAGTVLTEMVLFGEPFRLAKVLLIGLLLCGVIGLKLVTDQQEAKGGAV
- a CDS encoding MerR family transcriptional regulator; this translates as MYSIKQVAAMLGIPTVTLRAWENRYSAVTPERTESGYRMYTEENVADLRWLKEQVELHQTNISEAVRMLKVNKLNPPEAVPTPIMAPVPTMEEAYARMADQIYDSLYNFQGERANGLIDFGFTMYGYDSMFYHVLVPILVRVGDAWEQGRASVAQEHFMTQLISQRFYQFFHLFPIYPHLPKVLALCPEGEHHQVGLLLFSLFMRKNGAEVLYLGANTPEEGIFPIIREQKIKLVCLSITSPGLLERCDQLIERIKNEFPHIRFVLGGKGYERAEHARYPQWIMPGDSGDWQSWIEREYLADRPPGARFGQAHN
- a CDS encoding phospholipase D family protein, whose protein sequence is MVSLRRHTSDRKSSRGKFPYIRTGLVLLVLWLIAVMFYQTYKPLPTGISYESPEYRVDQVEFLHDLTYPSSDGQMEHEQQIFQRMMQIVEEAEQFVLVDMFLFNNYQHKGQNFPPVSTEFTEALVAKKNQHPDMDIWFITDEVNTNYNSAPNPLLEQMKQAGIHVVITDVDPLRDSTPVYSAVWRTFFQWFGQSGDGWIKNLMATDGPDVTVRSYLKLLNVKANHRKVVVSEKTAIVSSGNIHDASAYHSNIAFEVTGPIIGDILQSEQAILDISGGGQVPSYTAPSPDSNTGDLRIRYLTEGKVNDAVLHEINQAGKGDTLWMGMFYVASPKVLEALLEAAKRGTEIRLVLDPNENAFGQEKIGIPNRPVAAELHDKSDGKIQIRWYNTTKEQYHTKMIYLAKATGDHIVLGGSTNFTPRNLNDYNLENDLWIAAPPDNKFTLDIANYFERIWNNNDAEFTLDLDEFQEKTTFLKGILYKLQLILGFTTF
- a CDS encoding NAD(P)/FAD-dependent oxidoreductase produces the protein MIPNQQRKRAAVIGAGPGGLAAAMLLSGQGYEVDVYEKQPVIGGRSARLELGEYRFDRGATFLMMPQLIEEMFDVVGRKLSDYVHMKELTPLYALNFGDKVFTPSRNREDTAAQIKELFPGNEDNYLRFMQEEEVKFGKVMPLLRRPFGKLTDYLRKDAVTALPKLDVHNTVYGILSRYFTDERLRWAFTFQSKYLGMSAWDCPGTFTILSFIEHHYGLFHPIGGVNRIFQAMADVVEEYGGRIHTSTPVKQVIVRNGRAEGVLLENGERIDADHVVVNADFAHAVNHLFEPGVLKKYTPEKMKRKKYSCSTAMLYLGVDGDVDLPHHSIYFPEDYRLNVDEITKHKMLSADPSLYIHNPSRLDSTLAPEGKSAFYVLMPTPNLTADIDWEAERENVQEAMMKRMEGIPELADIRSRIEECMLFTPLDWETELDVYRGATFNMAHNLGQMMYLRPHNQFEELKSVWLVGGGTHPGSGLPTIFESARISVRLIQEEDARTSSKPSSYVKTAEAGGHS